Proteins from one Cyprinus carpio isolate SPL01 chromosome B15, ASM1834038v1, whole genome shotgun sequence genomic window:
- the LOC122133967 gene encoding intraflagellar transport protein 20 homolog has protein sequence MAKDPLAEAGLHFDELNKLRVLEPDVSHKTIELKEECEEFVDKIGQFQKIVGGLIELVDELAKEAENEKMKAIGARKIC, from the exons ATGGCTAAAGACCCGTTGGCAGAGGCTGGTCTTCATTTTGATGAACTCAATAAACTGCGAGTGCTCGAGCCTGATGTGAGTCATAAAACCATTGAGCTCAAAGAGGAATGCGAAGAATTTGTTGACA AGATTGGTCAGTTTCAGAAAATTGTAGGTGGCCTTATTGAACTTGTGGATGAGCTAGCGAAGGAAGccgaaaatgaaaaaatgaag GCCATAGGTGCAagaaaaatttgctga